A single genomic interval of Homo sapiens chromosome 7, GRCh38.p14 Primary Assembly harbors:
- the LRRC17 gene encoding leucine-rich repeat-containing protein 17 isoform 2 precursor (isoform 2 precursor is encoded by transcript variant 2) has protein sequence MRVVTIVILLCFCKAAELRKASPGSVRSRVNHGRAGGGRRGSNPVKRYAPGLPCDVYTYLHEKYLDCQERKLVYVLPGWPQDLLHMLLARNKIRTLKNNMFSKFKKLKSLDLQQNEISKIESEAFFGLNKLTTLLLQHNQIKVLTEEVFIYTPLLSYLRLYDNPWHCTCEIETLISMLQIPRNRNLGNYAKCESPQEQKNKKLRQIKSEQLCNEEEKEQLDPKPQVSGRPPVIKPEVDSTFCHNYVFPIQTLDCKRKELKKVPNNIPPDIVKLDLSYNKINQLRPKEFEDVHELKKLNLSSNGIEFIDPGSLR, from the exons ATGCGTGTGGTTACCATTGTAATCTTGCTCTGCTTTTGCAAAGCGGCTGAGCTGCGCAAAGCAAGCCCAGGCAGTGTGAGAAGCCGAGTGAATCATGGCCGGGCGGGTGGAGGCCGGAGAGGCTCCAACCCGGTCAAACGCTACGCACCAGGCCTCCCGTGTGACGTGTACACATATCTCCATGAGAAATACTTAGATtgtcaagaaagaaaattagtttaTGTGCTGCCTGGTTGGCCTCAGGATTTGCTGCACATGCTGCTAGCAAGAAACAAGATCCGCACATTGAAGAACAACATGTTTTCCAagtttaaaaagctgaaaagCCTGGATCTGCAGCAGAATGAGATCTCTAAAATTGAGAGTGAGGCGTTCTTTGGTTTAAACAAACTCACCACCCTCTTACTGCAGCACAACCAGATCAAAGTCTTGACGGAGGAAGTGTTCATTTACACACCTCTCTTGAGCTACCTGCGTCTTTATGACAACCCCTGGCACTGTACTTGTGAGATAGAAACGCTTATTTCAATGTTGCAGATTCCCAGGAACCGGAATTTGGGGAACTACGCCAAGTGTGAAAGtccacaagaacaaaaaaataaaaaactgcgGCAGATAAAATCTGAACAGTTGtgtaatgaagaagaaaaggaacaatTGGACCCGAAACCCCAAGTGTCAGGGAGACCCCCAGTCATCAAGCCTGAGGTGGACTCAACTTTTTGCCACAATTATGTGTTTCCCATACAAACACTGGACTGCAAAAGGAAAG AGTTGAAAAAAGTGCCAAACAACATCCCTCCAGATATTGTTAAACTTGACTTGTCATACAATAAAATCAACCAACTTCGACCCAAGGAATTTGAAGATGTTCATGAGCTGAAGAAATTAAACCTCAGCAGCAATGGCATTGAATTCATCGATCCTG GGTCTTTGAGATGA
- the LRRC17 gene encoding leucine-rich repeat-containing protein 17 isoform X1 yields the protein MRVVTIVILLCFCKAAELRKASPGSVRSRVNHGRAGGGRRGSNPVKRYAPGLPCDVYTYLHEKYLDCQERKLVYVLPGWPQDLLHMLLARNKIRTLKNNMFSKFKKLKSLDLQQNEISKIESEAFFGLNKLTTLLLQHNQIKVLTEEVFIYTPLLSYLRLYDNPWHCTCEIETLISMLQIPRNRNLGNYAKCESPQEQKNKKLRQIKSEQLCNEEEKEQLDPKPQVSGRPPVIKPEVDSTFCHNYVFPIQTLDCKRKELKKVPNNIPPDIVKLDLSYNKINQLRPKEFEDVHELKKLNLSSNGIEFIDPAAFLGLTHLEELDLSNNSLQNFDYGVLEDLYFLKLLWLRDNPWRCDYNIHYLYYWLKHHYNVHFNGLECKTPEEYKGWSVGKYIRSYYEECPKDKLPAYPESFDQDTEDDEWEKKHRDHTAKKQSVIITIVG from the exons ATGCGTGTGGTTACCATTGTAATCTTGCTCTGCTTTTGCAAAGCGGCTGAGCTGCGCAAAGCAAGCCCAGGCAGTGTGAGAAGCCGAGTGAATCATGGCCGGGCGGGTGGAGGCCGGAGAGGCTCCAACCCGGTCAAACGCTACGCACCAGGCCTCCCGTGTGACGTGTACACATATCTCCATGAGAAATACTTAGATtgtcaagaaagaaaattagtttaTGTGCTGCCTGGTTGGCCTCAGGATTTGCTGCACATGCTGCTAGCAAGAAACAAGATCCGCACATTGAAGAACAACATGTTTTCCAagtttaaaaagctgaaaagCCTGGATCTGCAGCAGAATGAGATCTCTAAAATTGAGAGTGAGGCGTTCTTTGGTTTAAACAAACTCACCACCCTCTTACTGCAGCACAACCAGATCAAAGTCTTGACGGAGGAAGTGTTCATTTACACACCTCTCTTGAGCTACCTGCGTCTTTATGACAACCCCTGGCACTGTACTTGTGAGATAGAAACGCTTATTTCAATGTTGCAGATTCCCAGGAACCGGAATTTGGGGAACTACGCCAAGTGTGAAAGtccacaagaacaaaaaaataaaaaactgcgGCAGATAAAATCTGAACAGTTGtgtaatgaagaagaaaaggaacaatTGGACCCGAAACCCCAAGTGTCAGGGAGACCCCCAGTCATCAAGCCTGAGGTGGACTCAACTTTTTGCCACAATTATGTGTTTCCCATACAAACACTGGACTGCAAAAGGAAAG AGTTGAAAAAAGTGCCAAACAACATCCCTCCAGATATTGTTAAACTTGACTTGTCATACAATAAAATCAACCAACTTCGACCCAAGGAATTTGAAGATGTTCATGAGCTGAAGAAATTAAACCTCAGCAGCAATGGCATTGAATTCATCGATCCTG CCGCTTTTTTAGGGCTCACACATTTAGAAGAATTAGATTTATCAAACAACAGTCTGCAAAACTTTGACTATGGCGTATTAGAAGACTTGTATTTTTTGAAACTCTTGTGGCTCAGAGATAACCCTTGGAGATGTGACTACAACATTCACTACCTCTACTACTGGTTAAAGCACCACTACAATGTCCATTTTAATGGCCTGGAATGCAAAACGCCTGAAGAATACAAAGGATGGTCTGTGGGAAAATATATTAGAAGTTACTATGAAGAATGCCCCAAAGACAAGTTACCAGCATATCCTGAGTCATTTGACCAAGACACAGAAGAtgatgaatgggaaaaaaaacataGAGATCACACCGCAAAGAAGCAAAGCGTAATAATTACTATAGTAGGATAA